A genome region from Vulpes lagopus strain Blue_001 chromosome 7, ASM1834538v1, whole genome shotgun sequence includes the following:
- the LOC121494627 gene encoding cytochrome b561 domain-containing protein 2 — translation MALSVETESHIYRALRTASGAAAHLMALGFTIFVAVLARPGSSLFSWHPTLMSLAFSFLMTEALLVFSPESSLLRSLSRKGRARCHWVLQLLALLCALLGLGLVILHKEQLGKAHLATWHGRAGLIAVLWAGLQCSGGVGLLYPKLLPRWPLAKLKLYHATSGLVGYLLGTASLLLGMCSLWFTTTVTGGVWYLAVLCPVITSLVIMNQVSNAYLYRKRIQP, via the exons ATGGCTCTTTCTGTGGAGACGGAGTCGCACATCTACAGAGCTCTGCGCACTGCCTCTGGGGCTGCTGCCCACCTTATGGCCCTGGGTTTTACCATCTTTGTGGCTGTGCTTGCCAGGCCTGGCTCCA GTCTGTTCTCCTGGCACCCCACACTTATGTCTTTGGCT TTCTCTTTCCTGATGACTGAAGCACTGCTGGTGTTCTCTCCTGAGAGTTCGCTGCTGCGCTCCCTCTCACGGAAGGGCCGAGCACGCTGCCACTGGGTTCTGCAGCTGCTGGCCCTGCTGTGTGCACTGCTGGGCCTAGGTCTTGTCATCCTCCACAAGGAACAGCTTGGCAAAGCCCACCTGGCCACGTGGCATGGGCGGGCAGGGCTAATAGCTGTGCTATGGGCGGGGTTGCAATGCTCAGGTGGGGTGGGGCTGCTCTACCCTAAACTGCTACCCCGATGGCCCCTGGCAAAGCTCAAGCTATACCATGCCACTTCTGGGCTAGTAGGCTACCTTTTGGGCACTGCCAGCCTTTTGTTGGGCATGTGTTCACTGTGGTTCACCACCACGGTCACTGGTGGGGTCTGGTATCTGGCTGTGCTCTGCCCTGTCATTACCAGCTTGGTCATCATGAATCAGGTGAGCAATGCCTACCTGTATCGCAAAAGGATCCAGCCGTGA
- the TMEM115 gene encoding transmembrane protein 115, translating to MQRALPGARQHLGAILASASVVVKTLCAAVLFLYLLSFAVDTGCLAVTPGYLFPPNFWIWTLATHGLMEQHVWDVAISLATVVVAGRLLEPLWGALELLIFFSVVNVSVGLLGAFAYLLTYMASFNLVYLFTIRIHGALGFLGGVLVALKQTMGDCVVLRVPQVRVSVVPMLLLGLLLLLRLATLLQSPALASYGFGLLSSWVYLRFYQRHSRGRGDMADHFAFATFFPEILQPVVGLLANLVHGLLVKVKICQKTVKRYDVGAPSSITISLPGTDPQDAERRRQLALKALNERLKRVEDQSVWPSMDDDEEEAGAKVDSPLPSDKAPTLPGKAAAPESSLITFEAAPPKL from the exons ATGCAGCGCGCCCTACCGGGCGCCCGCCAGCACTTGGGGGCCATCCTGGCCAGCGCCAGCGTGGTGGTAAAGACCCTGTGCGCGGCAGTACTCTTCCTCTATCTGCTGTCCTTTGCCGTGGACACGGGCTGCCTGGCGGTCACCCCAGGCTACCTCTTTCCGCCCAATTTCTGGATCTGGACTCTGGCCACCCATGGGCTCATGGAACAGCACGTGTGGGATGTGGCCATCAGCCTGGCCACAGTGGTGGTGGCTGGACGTTTGCTGGAGCCCCTCTGGGGGGCCCTGGAGCTGCTCATTTTCTTCTCAGTGGTGAACGTGTCtgtggggctgctgggggcctTCGCCTACCTCCTCACCTACATGGCTTCCTTCAACTTGGTCTACCTTTTCACTATCCGCATCCACGGAGCCCTGGGCTTCCTAGGTGGTGTCCTGGTGGCACTCAAGCAAACCATGGGGGACTGCGTGGTCCTGCGTGTGCCGCAGGTGCGCGTCAGCGTGGTGCCCATGCTGCTtttggggctgctgctgctgttgcggCTGGCCACGCTGCTCCAGAGCCCAGCGCTGGCCTCCTATGGCTTTGGGCTGCTCTCCAGCTGGGTGTATCTTCGCTTCTACCAGCGCCATAGCCGAGGCCGAGGGGATATGGCTGACCACTTTGCTTTTGCCACCTTCTTTCCTGAGATCCTGCAGCCTGTGGTGGGGCTGTTGGCGAACTTGGTGCACGGCCTCCTGGTGAAGGTAAAGATATGCCAGAAGACAGTGAAGCGCTATGATGTAGGTGCCCCATCTTCCATCACCATCAGCCTCCCAGGCACAGACCCTCAAGACGCAGAGCGGAGAAG GCAACTGGCCCTGAAGGCCCTCAATGAGCGGCTGAAGAGAGTGGAGGACCAGTCCGTCTGGCCTAGCATGGATGACGATGAAGAGGAGGCAGGGGCCAAGGTGGATAGCCCCCTACCCTCAGACAAGGCCCCCACACTCCCAGGGAAGGCGGCTGCCCCAGAATCCAGCCTGATCACCTTCGAGGCAGCTCCCCCGAAGCTGTAA